The Amaranthus tricolor cultivar Red isolate AtriRed21 chromosome 2, ASM2621246v1, whole genome shotgun sequence genome contains the following window.
AATATCTCCGTATCGAGATGAAGATGATGCCCCAACACCCGGTTGATTATCGGGTGTTGGGGGCATCATAACTGTATAATTCATCGACTCACCAAATCGTACTGATTGTGGTGGTCtcgtattgttattgttattgttattgagtGAAGACAAAGATGATGATTTTTTTGATGACATAGTATAACGTTCAtgctaattatataaattgatttgaattttttatgatttaatatAAGATTTTAAGGAATTTGGTAAGTTACATTAGAATgtgattgaaaaaataaatgaacaatTTAAGGAAATATTTTTTGTGTAATTTACATTGCTTACATTCTTTGGTTCAATTAGATAATGCACAAATTTAGTTCCAAGAATTTATGGTTTATAGATTGTCCTTGTTTTTCTCATGCTTATAATGGTAAATTACTTCCATAATTTGAGGAATGTCTCCCCTTTTTCTTTAGACTAAAATTTCTCTACATGTATCTCATTATGATTCTAAAAATCGCCTCCATTTTTTAATTAGCTAGGTAGCTCGAGGGTAAAAATACATGATATTTGTTTGTTGGAAAAATATccagaataatttaatattttacttattttcctACACTAATCTTAACTTTTGATCAAACATAAACAATTTCAACTATAAAGAGTGTTTGCTAAGAATGCACTAAGGTAACAACCTATTACCTTCacaacaagtcattttgcataaaaaaaataaaaaaagtaagtgaaaagttaaattataaaaaattagaaacttttaaaatttaaaaatagaaatcaagtaagtttattttttgattttaacttttaatttttaatatttttgatttttgatttaatttttccttttgtggAAATTATTCCGCAAAAATTGGTCACCATTTGGACAATAATGTTCTTGGGTAATTGACCTTAAAATCTAGATTATTCATGGCTAATCAAGAGTTAGGATTATTATagtaaaatcaataaaagattagaattcctttttaattttatttttaaaatttttttctaaaaataagtaattaaactaaaattgtgtatattatatattactcCTGTCCCACCGATTTTGCTCCAATGGTAATTTgtgaaaaaattaagaaaaatgagtAAAGTTGTATTTTTTGAGAAAGTGAGAAATGTATTATAAGATAAAAAGGTAAATTGaccatataaatgaaaattaaagaacGAGTATAGTTATGATCAAAAGTAAATATGAGACAAATTAGGTGAGACAAAAGGATTATTCACcttctttttcttcaattttaagAATTACCCCCTTGGAGCTTTCCCTCAACAATTCATTCCCTCAACAATTCATCTTTGACCTTCCCTAATTAAAAACGATACAATTACTTGTATAGAAAATTAGAAACCACTGTTGCTAAGGTTTGAACATATTTAGCTTCATATATGAGTTGGTTTGCTAGGTCAAAGGATTCTCGTAACATATGTAAGTAATAAGATCTCAATTTTGCTTTGTTAAGTCCAGCAGCCttcaaaatagtattgtattaTTGACATAACACAAGCATGAAGGCTTTGTGGGTTTCGAAGGCTATTACACAAacttctattttttaatttctggATGACGTCTTGTGTTTTGTTAGTTTCACAAAATGGTGACTGTGGCACGCTTGTAGCCCACTACGACTATTGGTGTTGTGTTGTGCATAGCTGTGGCTTGGAGTCGTGTCGAACTAGGTTCTGAGTGGTTCGCCCCTGTGCCCCACGCTTTTTGGTTCGACCGTATCCATATCTACGGATACAATTGATAATAATTTATAACGcaaaaattgttgtatgagacagtcttaTTGTAAGAAGCACCTCATACATTGGTTAAATAgccaactaatacaaattaagagtatatATAACGTGCTAGTCCAATGGATCTACACTAAGAAATAGAGGATGAAGCAACTACAAATCAGTTAGGTTAAACTCCAAATCAGTTAGGTTATTCCTTCCATTTATTCTATATGTAATGTGCAAatccaaaatactagtataaGGTGAATCGAAAATTCACCTCAGCACGTGTGCTGAACAGACTCGACGATTTTTCTTCTGTATTATAtgttacacaattcaatattaatagaaGTTTTCGTCAAATGATCCAGACCATTAACTATGCGGACCCGTGCCTAGATTCCCCAAGACTGACCACTCACAATATAAGGTAAGTAAATGAACCAACTCCATTTTGAGTCCAAGATTCAGCACAAACCCATTTCAATTCAATTGCAGTCGGATGAATGTAGGGAGTTCATAAGCAAAAACCCTCAAAAGCCTTCAACCAAAAACTGCTCAAAGATACAAAACCATCATTTTTGGATGATGCAGAAATGATGACCCACAATTTTGAATGAGAAAGATGCCGGAGAATCTCATAGAGGGACAGAGACAACATGATTTGACACTTTCCACTACTTTACTGTATTAGATGCTCAACAGCTGGAGTACGGTTTTATTATCAATAAATTCACCAAGGATGATGTCCAAGATTCTTCATTCTCTTCCTGCACTTAAAAGGAGCTTCTTTTTCACATCTTTGCCTTTTTCTTCCATCTTTTTCTGCCCTCCCCCACCCACCACCCCCCCTCTTTTTCCTGTTAATGTATGGTGATTCCTGGAAATAGGTATAGATGGTTTGACACTTAAAAAAGAAGCTTTAGTTATGGCATGTCTTGGAAAGATCACTAATTTTTTAAtgggatattctatatggtaacATACTTTTATGAAACGTCAGTGGtagcaaattttaaaaaaaattccaccgAATAGCATTGTTGTACTCAAAGCTACAGTAACATTAATGGATTAAATTCGTTTAATTGCCCATTAAGTTGTGAAATATCTTAGgaatattctatatggtagcaaCATACTTTTATAAAACGCTAGTACAGGTAGCAAATCTCAACTATAAAATCTATTGTACCTTTAGAGAAAGAAGACCAAGGGCAAATAAGATAGTTCACAACTTACGTAGAGATACTAAAGGCAAGTGCTTTGTTGATATGAGCAAAACTTATAGACTGACAAGTACTCTACATTTCCACAAGAGCATGCAAACAAAGCCATCAAAAATCAAAGACATCTAAAAACAAATCACATAATGAATGTTCTATTATTAGCTTTCTATCAATGCATTTGACTAATACACTTGGTGATTATATGTAGAGGAAGGGATCTACATTGTCTTGACAATGACACTTCCTCTTGAGGATAATTTAGCTACTATCGATATCGGAATCATAGGTACGCGTCGCTAGACAAAAATTATACATATGCTGCTACTACTACTACTGCTAATGAAGAAGTGAAGATAGAATTACTTGCCTTAGCTATGCGATAATCTCCTCCGTGTAACCCATAAAGGCTAGTAGTGATCGGACGCCATTTGAGAGTGCAGGGCTAAGACCTTCGAGGATACGAATTATATACAAAGATCAGCCTTTGCATACTTGATTAAGCACTTGCGGAATGGCTGTTATGCCGACACGAATATAAAACACGCAAGTGACTATGAACTAGTAGCGGTAGGAGATCGTTGAGGTTGATCTGCAGGGACGTTGTTAAGTTTTCCACTATACTGCCGAAGTTGATCTGCTGGGACATTGAATTTTCCACTATACTGCCGACCTTTAAAGCTTCCATATCTTCCGGATTTAGGAAGAAATAAGGACATTATCATTTTCTCCAAAGATTGTGCTGTATACTTTGCATACTTACTTGAACTGGGATCTTGTTCCACGAGTGGCCCGTAGTTCTGCATGTAGCTTCGGTATACAGGCACAATTGTTTGTACGATAAGCTGCCAAGTTTTCTCTCTTAACTCCTTGTCTGAAACAACCCAACTGGACTGCTTCTTATACATCTCATCAAAACTCTCGTTGAATTTCTTTAGGCGACGTTTGACAAGGTCTCGGGCAGTAGCACGACCACCAGAGAAGAGGATCAGACCTTCCCGGCTTAATAAAGCCGGAAGCTTTGCCCAAGTTTCTCTCAAATAAAAGGCAGCATAGTATTCTTTGGATTGTTCATGTTCTTTTAACCAGGAATCTCCCAACAAATTACCGAGCTTTGTTCCCCTTAAATGCTTGTACAAATGCCAATGGTTGTTCATTAAGAAAACATATGAAAGGATGGGATCTTCATACATCTTAGACCATGCCTCTAAGTTCACCTCAATAGCTTTGAGTATATCTCGAATGGCATTAATAAGGAGCCTTTCTTGAAATTTTTCGTTTTTCCAACTTCTTTGAATAACTAGAACCTGAGTCAAAAGTGGCTTATAATCATCCCCAAGTAGTCTATTACAGTATTCGGTAACAAAACTTACGAGCCTAGGAACACTTCCATCAATAGGGGGTGGTGTTTGTCTCTGCAATTCAACTTGAACTAAAAGTTCCCAAAATATCTCACATGCACCTTCAATGACTCTCTTAATAAGATCTCGGGTCAAATTCTGGATTTCAGCACAAGCGGCTCCACCAAAAAGCCGATTGAAATCCAACCTAAGTTTATTCAAAGATGAAAAAATGTCCAACAGCTTCAAAAGTTTAATGGGATCTTTCTTGCTCTCAGTCACGGTCTTCCCAAACTGAAGAAACGCAAGAATTCCAGCCTGCGCTGCAATTTTGGCGAAGCAACCCATCCACACATCCAAACCGATTCTCTCAAATACGTCAATACAAAGCTTGTACTCGGCCTCAAATAAATGCTTCACAGCAAACTCCAAATGCTTTCCCCATTGAGCTATATACCCCTCTATGCTCTGCACATCGTTGAATTCAGATATCGAGATCTCAAGATAATCCAAATTAAGAGCCTGCAAACTTGCCCGCACATTCGAACTTCTGACCTCAACATAGATTGATATGCATTTATCAAGCCTATTATTAGCAATCAACCTTCCGAGAATAGCTTGAAGCTTCTGAATCACGGCTACAGGAAGAGGAGACGGGGCAATACAAGCTTGGTCATCACCAGAAGCCATAGGAAGAGGGACACTATTTTCCATCAATAAACTACGAAATTCGTTCTCTAACTTATCTAAGGCCGCGTCTAGTAACCCGCCATCAAGACAAGCCTTCCCACCATCATTCTGAAATTCTCTAAGACCCTTTAAGGATTTCTTCAAATCCGAAAGGTACCTCTCATCAGCAAGCACATTATCCTCCAAATACTCCACTATATCCTCCAACCACTGGATAGCCAACCCACAATTATTTCCTAAAAAAAGTAATGCCTCCTCAAGCCTCTTAAGCACTGCCAGATACCCAGGAAGCTCATTCCTGGGGTCGGACAACAAAGACTTCTCTAACCCATGGACGGCATCAAACACCTTTAAAACTGCCGCGGCAGGGCCCACAGCCCGGTCAATGTGGCCCACAACAGCTACAAGAGCATCCTCATTAGCCCTAATGGGTCTAACAGCAGCCTCAAGTAAAGGCAACCTTTGGTGAATTTCATCCAATCTAGGCCCAGCTTTATCTAGAGCTAACCCTAAAGATTTCACCTTTTCTAAGCTAAAGTTCAATGATTTCCTAGCTAACAACAATCTCTCAATGTTATTACTACCCATAGATTAATATTCACAATTGAACAATCTTCTTGCATCAGAAACTATAAAATCAAAATGGGTTCTATTATTTTCACTAATTTACAACAAAAAGTGCAAATCCAAGCTAAAGTACTAAGATTTAACTCAAATTATAAGCACCCTTTATAAAATGAACAACTTTGAAAGATTAAGGAAAAAAGTACAATAACTATATTGTTTATATCGAAATAAATGAATCTAGTAATAGAAAAGGAGGAGAAATTATACCAAATCAGCTGCAATAGAGGCGGTgatgaagagagaaaaaaaaaaaaaaacccttgaaaACAAATGGAAAAACGCTGAAATTATTTTAGGAATTCACTCCTTTTTTCCGAGTTTTCTCTTTGAAAGTGGTGAGAGTGTGAAGGTAGGTTTTAAAGTTGTGCTATTTTTTGATGGGTTGTTTATGTTGACGgtagagaaagagaaaattGCATTTAGGTACGAGAAAGCCTAGCCGCACTTACCGTTGGTTTATTTAGTCTCTAATCTATACAAATATTTTGAGTTTGCATTGTAATATCTAACAATtcgttttgtatgagacggttttatatattagtttgtttttttattgattatattaagattgtaattgattgttttaaggttataagtaatcactctaaatTAGAGTTATTCATAGGCGGGCTACCCGCCAGACTCAAAAAACGGGCAGATTTGAACAacgtttttcaaaaaataaaattaaatttgggCGAATAGCGACACTAAAAAAATACCTGTGGGTGCACCCACCCGCCCGctaaatttaatatattgatcattaaataatttattgtatTGATTATGAAACTAGTAGTCTACTCTCTAGTACTATTAGTCTACTACATACTCAACTTTAGTAATTAGTGTTCATAACCAGTAAAGCACGGACACGCCACTTGACACACGtgtcgcgtgtcggacacgcgacggacacacgaaaatccgtgtccgacatgccaaatgaagtgtccaacattttaatatttttccggacacgcgGACATGGCAAGGACACcgaagggacacggcaaggacatgtttttttaaaaataaaaaattaaaaaattaaaaaaattaaaaacagagTACAGAACATGAGAACACTCGAATTCCCTCTCaatcttgttctaatctttaatcttagtgttaatcttaaattattAATCTTAGTGTGAAGCTTACATTCTGTTTTACGAGAAAGTGAAGCCTTGATGAAGGTACTtcttttttggttaaaaaatcTGTGTTCCATTTCTTTCGTTTAGGGAGATGAGGAAATTTAATTTAAAGGGAGAAGACATAAATGGTGATTGAAAGAGAATGAGATTGGGAATCAAGATGTCTATTTTTGGATTTGGTATGTATTGGTTGGGGAtggggattgggattgggatggGGACTCATCACTTTGAAGTTGAATGATCAGTTGATCACTGAATATAAGTTAATTGTATTACATATTTCACGAAGTTGAATATTACAGACAAATGCAAAAtcgtatttatttattgatattgATCAAATACGAGCCAAGTGAATTTTAGTTAGTCACAAGGCTCACAACTTTTGTGGATGAAATTACCTTTGTAgcggaggatgatgatggaCGTCATATAGATGATGTGTGatgatcaaatttaaatttacctatttatttggttttctttgatttagtttgtatgactatttttaaatattcatgttgtttatttggtacttatttgcattttatgtgagttttatgtttttaaagtgtttatttacatatatcaaatgaaagattgtaaaattatctttaatttgatatatttattatattaccattttcgtgtccccgtgtccgccatttttaagttggcgtttttccatacccgtgtcgtgtccgtgtccgttttagtgcaacttaGTTCATAAccactttaataattttttaaatttattatagttGGAGAGATATATGTTTGAACTTCATACCCAACATAAtgtttatattcatgtaatttgagtattttgagacttttgatgtatttggagtatttttggacaatgtattgtattttaattgttacTAAAACTTAACTTtacaatttgtattatttttaaaatttttgtataataaatacCCGCCTACCCACGGGTCCTATCCGCTTTAAAAATGCGAGGGTAGCGACAAAAAAATATGCCCACAAATGCGGGCGggtttttgaatatttgagtcCGCGAGTAAAATTTTTTAGACCCTACCCGGTCCGCTACCCACCCAAACCCGcccatgaacacctctactctaaactataaaaaatgattattttaaaattataagtaatcactttaacgttataagtgatcactttaagataaaATGTGTGTATTGGAGCAGttcaatagagatggtctcaccgtaagaccgtcttatttaagaattagtgaatatctaaatatgtaaaaaattttaaaattttaaggtgGTAATTCAAAATAACAGAGTAACAAATTAGATAATAAActctttattttt
Protein-coding sequences here:
- the LOC130806319 gene encoding exocyst complex component EXO70A1, yielding MGSNNIERLLLARKSLNFSLEKVKSLGLALDKAGPRLDEIHQRLPLLEAAVRPIRANEDALVAVVGHIDRAVGPAAAVLKVFDAVHGLEKSLLSDPRNELPGYLAVLKRLEEALLFLGNNCGLAIQWLEDIVEYLEDNVLADERYLSDLKKSLKGLREFQNDGGKACLDGGLLDAALDKLENEFRSLLMENSVPLPMASGDDQACIAPSPLPVAVIQKLQAILGRLIANNRLDKCISIYVEVRSSNVRASLQALNLDYLEISISEFNDVQSIEGYIAQWGKHLEFAVKHLFEAEYKLCIDVFERIGLDVWMGCFAKIAAQAGILAFLQFGKTVTESKKDPIKLLKLLDIFSSLNKLRLDFNRLFGGAACAEIQNLTRDLIKRVIEGACEIFWELLVQVELQRQTPPPIDGSVPRLVSFVTEYCNRLLGDDYKPLLTQVLVIQRSWKNEKFQERLLINAIRDILKAIEVNLEAWSKMYEDPILSYVFLMNNHWHLYKHLRGTKLGNLLGDSWLKEHEQSKEYYAAFYLRETWAKLPALLSREGLILFSGGRATARDLVKRRLKKFNESFDEMYKKQSSWVVSDKELREKTWQLIVQTIVPVYRSYMQNYGPLVEQDPSSSKYAKYTAQSLEKMIMSLFLPKSGRYGSFKGRQYSGKFNVPADQLRQYSGKLNNVPADQPQRSPTATSS